One genomic window of Eggerthella timonensis includes the following:
- a CDS encoding helix-turn-helix transcriptional regulator, producing MVESAQGRRERSLVEAVERFAPLRRLGWAFLLAWVFCVFYTNAVSGYTGAKASTLAGGGAGWDLFFTGLPVSMSVIMLVLIVVLEKRLGSPTQHAALFWIAPLATAISTPLLFCELPDFGATAVLFVAGGVLTGFGSGFMWVMWGEYYAKVTQEEVEFLAPASAVAAAVLVLVVSAMQGWMALAVVTAFPLLSGLCLLLSWRDAQGRKATAEYRGAAEQRAFAEAHDSALKGLPRVLKSMGRAGFGILAACLFVCVEGSFWSASSGQDATASQVALVVSIAFMLMVGLSATAGPRRVSLSFLYRWMCPALVVGFAAFIVLGEGAGAYVAYVVAIAARFAFCLITQMYFARYAVQGAATPVQSYGLGWIFVHLGDLLGVVALVLIESGMGAGAFSLDQVVAVSIALLVGATMFVLSDGRAFAFGAGKEDAAVAALGESAPSPTLPGDSVADAASEVDELTVRILELACRGGLTPRETEVFDLLARGRSIPYVRDALVISRETAATHAKHVYTKLDVHSRQELIDLVH from the coding sequence GCGCGAGCGGTCGCTCGTGGAGGCGGTCGAGCGGTTCGCGCCGCTGCGGCGCCTGGGTTGGGCGTTTCTGCTGGCCTGGGTGTTCTGCGTGTTCTACACCAACGCGGTGAGCGGTTACACCGGCGCGAAAGCCTCGACGTTGGCGGGCGGCGGCGCGGGTTGGGACCTGTTCTTCACGGGCCTGCCCGTGTCCATGTCGGTGATCATGCTCGTGCTCATCGTGGTGTTGGAGAAGCGGCTGGGCTCGCCCACCCAGCACGCGGCGCTGTTCTGGATCGCGCCGCTGGCCACGGCGATTTCCACGCCGCTTTTGTTTTGCGAGCTGCCCGATTTCGGGGCGACTGCCGTGCTGTTCGTGGCCGGCGGGGTGCTCACGGGGTTCGGCAGCGGCTTCATGTGGGTGATGTGGGGCGAGTACTACGCGAAGGTGACTCAGGAGGAAGTGGAGTTCCTCGCGCCGGCATCGGCTGTGGCGGCCGCCGTGCTCGTGCTGGTGGTTTCGGCGATGCAGGGTTGGATGGCGCTTGCGGTGGTGACGGCGTTTCCCCTGCTGTCGGGCTTGTGCCTGCTGCTGTCGTGGCGCGACGCGCAAGGGCGCAAGGCGACGGCCGAGTATCGCGGCGCTGCCGAGCAGCGTGCGTTCGCCGAGGCGCACGACAGCGCGCTCAAGGGGCTGCCGCGCGTGTTGAAGTCGATGGGGCGTGCCGGGTTCGGCATTCTCGCGGCATGCCTGTTCGTGTGCGTCGAGGGCTCGTTCTGGTCGGCGTCGTCGGGGCAGGATGCGACGGCTTCACAGGTGGCGCTCGTGGTGAGCATCGCGTTCATGTTGATGGTGGGCCTGTCGGCAACGGCGGGACCGCGTCGCGTGTCGCTGTCGTTCCTCTACCGGTGGATGTGCCCGGCGCTCGTGGTGGGCTTCGCGGCGTTCATCGTGCTGGGGGAGGGCGCGGGCGCGTACGTCGCTTACGTGGTGGCCATCGCCGCGCGATTCGCGTTCTGCCTGATCACGCAGATGTACTTCGCACGCTACGCTGTGCAGGGGGCGGCGACGCCCGTGCAGTCCTACGGGCTCGGGTGGATCTTCGTGCACCTCGGCGATCTCTTGGGCGTGGTGGCGCTCGTGTTGATCGAGTCCGGTATGGGGGCGGGGGCGTTCTCGCTCGACCAGGTGGTCGCGGTGTCCATCGCGCTGCTGGTGGGCGCGACCATGTTCGTGCTCAGCGACGGTCGGGCGTTCGCGTTCGGTGCGGGCAAGGAGGACGCCGCGGTCGCGGCGCTCGGCGAGTCCGCTCCTTCGCCGACGCTCCCCGGCGATTCCGTCGCCGATGCCGCGTCTGAGGTGGACGAGCTGACCGTCCGCATCCTCGAGCTCGCCTGTCGCGGCGGTCTCACCCCGCGCGAGACCGAGGTGTTCGACCTGCTGGCGCGCGGGCGCTCCATTCCCTACGTGCGCGACGCCCTCGTCATCTCGCGCGAGACGGCCGCCACCCACGCCAAGCACGTCTACACCAAGCTCGATGTCCACAGCCGCCAAGAGCTCATCGATTTGGTGCACTAG